A window of the Dermacentor variabilis isolate Ectoservices unplaced genomic scaffold, ASM5094787v1 scaffold_12, whole genome shotgun sequence genome harbors these coding sequences:
- the LOC142566036 gene encoding uncharacterized protein LOC142566036 isoform X1 encodes MKITAGLVLLLALAAPHHCKRTKRWDESKGQNQEGWVRGTAGVDYPDYKEIPRTSFRCSQQPYEGMYADLEAQCQVYHVCHNGRKESFLCGPGTIFNQQIRACDYWYSFECDEAPNWYYLNAEVNVESPQPLQPLPGSGGAGGAGGAGGGGGGGRPGPAYLPGGTGGAAGGGGAPGAGGYPGSGGTGRYPGGSGSPASGGYPGGPRGPGSGGAPGSGGYPGGAGGYPKGGAGGPGAGVYPGSGARGPSAGGYPGSGAGRPGAGGYPGGGGYGSGAGPRPGSGRPGGKPGGGPGGPAGSGGYGGPGGPGGPGGYGGPSGPSGPSGPSGGLSGPGGPGGPGGSGAYGGPGGPGGPGGSGGYGGPSGPGGSGGYGGPSGAGGPRGPGGYGGPGGPGGYGGSSGPSGPSGPSGPSGPGGPGGPGGPGGPGGPGGPKGPSGPKGPGSLGGSGGPGGAGGPGGYGGYGVPGAGAGPAPGGPGPYLASGGPGSGSYPGAGAPAPQGGSRPSAGGYGVVPSGPRPAPATYPGSSGADAYPGAGAGPGATGAGSYSSTYSARSSYSSSSSFNTYTDSGSGGGYPGSVDTGAFPIAGTASAVSPGSGVSVYGGYTKATGGSAFHKKGALELESPHSPGPGSVGFSKPGAGARRPIGGGGFGGGGAYGGPQSFPGSGGYDTAPLSPIQGAQPGGGASWQGPEYPSPNAGGGGGGGGYYTSDSGAYSGGSAYPGQDASGQLPGGAPQRPRGGGRGRRPQGGYGSPMMMGGAGGD; translated from the coding sequence GTTTACCACGTGTGCCACAACGGCCGAAAGGAAAGCTTCCTGTGTGGACCAGGAACAATCTTCAACCAGCAGATCCGTGCCTGTGACTACTGGTACAGCTTCGAGTGCGACGAAGCGCCCAACTGGTACTATCTAAACGCCGAAGTGAACGTTGAGAGCCCGCAGCCGCTGCAGCCTCTGCCCGGAAGCGGTGGTGCAGGCGGtgcaggcggtgcaggtggtggtggcggcggaggTCGTCCAGGACCAGCCTACCTGCCTGGCGGCACGGGCGGGGCAGCAGGAGGCGGAGGTGCGCCAGGCGCCGGAGGCTATCCTGGATCGGGTGGTACGGGTAGATACCCAGGAGGTTCCGGCTCACCGGCATCCGGCGGTTATCCCGGTGGCCCTCGGGGACCAGGTTCTGGAGGAGCTCCCGGTTCTGGTGGCTACCCTGGTGGTGCTGGTGGTTATCCTAAAGGAGGTGCCGGCGGGCCCGGTGCAGGAGTTTACCCAGGCTCTGGAGCTAGAGGACCTAGCGCTGGCGGTTACCCTGGATCTGGAGCCGGTAGGCCTGGTGCTGGCGGCTATCCAGGAGGGGGAGGCTACGGCTCTGGTGCTGGCCCTAGGCCGGGCTCTGGTAGACCCGGTGGAAAACCAGGTGGCGGACCGGGTGGTCCAGCGGGATCGGGCGGTTACGGCGGTCCTGGTGGACCAGGAGGCCCTGGTGGTTACGGTGGTCCCAGTGGTCCCAGTGGTCCCAGTGGTCCCAGTGGTGGTCTCAGTGGTCCCGGAGGCCCCGGAGGCCCCGGAGGATCGGGTGCTTACGGTGGTCCCGGTGGCCCCGGTGGCCCCGGAGGATCAGGCGGTTACGGTGGTCCAAGTGGTCCCGGAGGTTCCGGTGGTTATGGTGGTCCGAGTGGTGCCGGTGGTCCCAGAGGTCCTGGGGGTTACGGTGGTCCTGGAGGCCCTGGAGGGTACGGTGGTTCCAGTGGCCCCAGTGGTCCCAGTGGCCCCAGTGGTCCCAGTGGCCCCGGCGGTCCTGGTGGACCTGGGGGTCCTGGTGGACCTGGGGGTCCTGGTGGTCCGAAAGGACCAAGTGGTCCCAAGGGACCAGGTAGTCTTGGAGGGTCCGGAGGTCCCGGTGGTGCAGGAGGCCCCGGTGGTTATGGAGGATACGGAGTACCCGGAGCAGGGGCTGGACCCGCACCTGGTGGCCCTGGTCCATACTTGGCGAGTGGTGGTCCTGGTTCTGGGTCTTATCCCGGCGCTGGTGCGCCGGCTCCCCAAGGTGGATCGCGCCCTTCGGCCGGAGGATATGGAGTCGTACCATCTGGGCCTCGCCCGGCGCCGGCCACGTATCCAGGTTCATCAGGAGCCGATGCCTATCCGGGTGCAGGCGCCGGTCCAGGCGCAACAGGAGCCGGTAGCTATTCCTCCACCTACAGTGCACGCTCTTCGTACTCCTCCTCAAGCTCTTTCAACACCTATACCGATTCGGGCAGTGGTGGTGGCTATCCTGGCTCTGTCGATACGGGCGCGTTTCCCATAGCTGGAACAGCAAGCGCCGTGTCTCCGGGATCAGGCGTTAGCGTCTACGGCGGTTACACCAAGGCGACAGGAGGCTCTGCTTTCCACAAAAAGGGCGCTCTCGAGCTCGAGTCTCCGCATTCGCCTGGTCCCGGCTCGGTCGGCTTTTCTAAACCAGGTGCCGGTGCCCGGCGACCGATTGGTGGTGGTGGGTTTGGTGGTGGCGGTGCTTATGGTGGGCCCCAGTCTTTTCCGGGGTCCGGTGGATATGACACGGCCCCTTTGTCGCCGATTCAAGGTGCACAACCCGGAGGAGGCGCATCGTGGCAGGGGCCTGAGTACCCAAGCCCTAAtgctggcggtggtggcggcggtggtggctacTACACGTCCGACAGCGGGGCCTACTCGGGCGGTTCCGCATACCCCGGACAGGACGCATCAGGCCAGCTACCCGGTGGTGCTCCCCAGAGGCCTCGAGGAGGAGGTCGGGGCCGCAGGCCGCAGGGTGGCTACGGGTCACCTATGATGATGGGCGGCGCTGGCGGTGACTGA